A portion of the Pseudomonas koreensis genome contains these proteins:
- the rpsP gene encoding 30S ribosomal protein S16 — MLTIRLALGGSKKRPFYHLTVTDSRNPRDGSHKEQVGFFNPVARGQEIRLSVNQERVAYWLSVGAQPSERVAQLLKESAKAAA, encoded by the coding sequence ATGCTAACAATCCGTCTTGCCCTTGGCGGCTCCAAAAAGCGCCCGTTTTACCACCTGACCGTAACCGACTCGCGTAACCCGCGTGACGGCTCCCACAAAGAACAGGTTGGCTTCTTCAACCCTGTTGCCCGTGGTCAGGAAATCCGTCTGTCCGTGAACCAAGAGCGCGTTGCCTACTGGCTGAGCGTTGGTGCACAACCTTCTGAGCGCGTTGCTCAGTTGTTGAAGGAATCTGCCAAGGCTGCGGCCTGA
- the rimM gene encoding ribosome maturation factor RimM (Essential for efficient processing of 16S rRNA), whose product MNATPAPADDLIVIGKIYSVHGVRGEVKVYSFTDPTENLLQYKTWTLKREGNVKQVELVSGRGSDKFLVAKLKGLDDREEARLLAGYEICVPRNLFAELTEGEYYWYQLEGLKVIDTLGQLLGKIDHLLETGANDVMVVKPCAGSLDDRERLLPYTEQCVLAVDLEAGEMKVDWDADF is encoded by the coding sequence ATGAACGCGACGCCAGCCCCTGCCGATGATTTGATCGTTATTGGCAAAATTTATTCTGTTCATGGCGTTCGCGGCGAAGTGAAGGTTTATTCCTTTACTGATCCGACTGAAAACCTGTTGCAGTACAAAACCTGGACGCTCAAGCGCGAAGGCAATGTCAAACAGGTCGAGCTGGTCAGTGGACGCGGGAGCGACAAGTTCCTGGTCGCCAAGCTCAAGGGTCTCGATGATCGTGAAGAAGCTCGTCTTCTGGCCGGTTATGAGATCTGCGTGCCGCGCAACCTGTTCGCTGAATTGACCGAAGGCGAGTACTACTGGTACCAGCTGGAAGGTCTGAAGGTCATCGACACGCTTGGGCAACTGCTCGGGAAAATCGATCATCTTCTGGAAACCGGCGCCAATGATGTAATGGTCGTCAAGCCTTGCGCTGGCAGCCTGGATGATCGCGAACGCCTGTTGCCCTATACGGAGCAATGCGTGTTGGCCGTCGACCTGGAAGCGGGCGAGATGAAGGTGGATTGGGACGCGGACTTCTGA
- the trmD gene encoding tRNA (guanosine(37)-N1)-methyltransferase TrmD gives MANLRVEVISLFPEMFSAIGDYGITSRAVKQGLLQLTCWNPRDYTTDRHHTVDDRPFGGGPGMVMKIKPLEDALAQAKAAAGEAAKVIYLSPQGRQLTQSAVRELAQSDALILIAGRYEGIDERFIEAHVDEEWSIGDYVLSGGELPAMVLIDAVTRLLPGALGHADSAEEDSFTDGLLDCPHYTRPEVYADQRVPDVLLSGNHAHIRRWRLQQSLGRTYERRADLLESRSLSGEEKKLLEEYIRERDDS, from the coding sequence GTGGCTAACTTGCGCGTAGAAGTGATCAGTCTGTTTCCCGAGATGTTTTCCGCCATTGGCGATTACGGCATCACCAGTCGTGCGGTCAAACAGGGGCTTTTGCAGCTGACCTGTTGGAATCCGCGAGATTACACGACGGATCGGCATCACACTGTGGACGATCGCCCGTTTGGCGGTGGTCCGGGCATGGTGATGAAGATCAAGCCCCTGGAAGATGCTCTGGCCCAGGCCAAGGCAGCAGCCGGGGAGGCGGCGAAGGTGATTTACCTGTCCCCCCAAGGCCGTCAACTGACTCAGTCGGCGGTACGCGAGCTGGCACAATCGGATGCATTGATCCTGATTGCCGGCCGTTACGAAGGCATTGACGAGCGCTTTATTGAGGCTCATGTCGATGAAGAGTGGTCGATTGGCGACTATGTACTGTCTGGCGGCGAGCTGCCGGCCATGGTCCTGATCGATGCGGTTACACGACTGCTGCCTGGAGCTTTAGGGCATGCGGATTCCGCTGAGGAAGATTCCTTTACGGATGGTCTGCTGGATTGCCCGCACTACACCCGACCGGAGGTGTATGCGGATCAGCGTGTTCCCGACGTGTTGCTGAGTGGCAATCACGCGCATATCCGGCGTTGGCGTTTACAGCAGTCCCTTGGTCGGACCTATGAACGACGCGCCGATCTTCTGGAAAGCCGCTCGCTTTCTGGAGAAGAGAAGAAGCTGCTCGAGGAATACATCCGCGAGCGGGACGATAGTTAA
- the rplS gene encoding 50S ribosomal protein L19 → MTNKIILALEAEQMTKEIPTFAPGDTIVVQVKVKEGDRSRLQAFEGVVIAKRNRGVNSAFTVRKISNGVGVERTFQTYSPQIDSMAVKRRGDVRKAKLYYLRDLSGKAARIKEKLA, encoded by the coding sequence ATGACCAACAAAATCATCCTTGCACTCGAAGCAGAGCAGATGACCAAAGAAATCCCTACCTTCGCCCCAGGCGACACTATTGTCGTTCAGGTGAAAGTGAAGGAAGGCGATCGTTCCCGTCTGCAAGCGTTCGAAGGCGTTGTAATCGCCAAGCGCAACCGCGGCGTGAACAGTGCGTTCACCGTTCGTAAAATCTCCAACGGTGTTGGCGTAGAACGTACTTTCCAGACCTACTCCCCGCAGATCGACAGCATGGCTGTGAAACGTCGCGGTGACGTACGTAAAGCCAAGCTGTACTACCTGCGCGACCTGTCGGGTAAAGCAGCTCGCATCAAGGAAAAACTGGCTTAA
- the xerD gene encoding site-specific tyrosine recombinase XerD — protein MPAIDHPLIDQFLDALWLEKGLSDNTRDAYRSDLALFNGWLQEKNLELINAGRELILDHLAWRLEQNYKPRSTARFLSGVRGFYRYLLREKLIHVDPTLRVDMPQLGRPLPKSLSEADVEALLKAPDLSDAIGQRDRAMLEVLYACGLRVTELISLTLEQVNLRQGVLRVMGKGSKERLVPMGEEAIVWVERYMRDGRSELLGGRPSDVLFPSQRGEQMTRQTFWHRIKHQAKVAGISKSLSPHTLRHAFATHLLNHGADLRVVQMLLGHSDLSTTQIYTHVARARLQDLHAKHHPRG, from the coding sequence ATGCCTGCCATCGACCATCCGCTGATTGATCAATTCCTCGACGCTTTATGGCTGGAGAAAGGCCTGTCCGACAACACTCGCGACGCCTATCGCAGCGACCTCGCGCTGTTCAACGGCTGGTTGCAGGAGAAGAACCTCGAGCTGATCAATGCCGGTCGCGAGTTGATCCTCGATCACTTGGCCTGGCGCCTGGAGCAAAACTACAAGCCACGCTCGACGGCGAGATTTCTCTCCGGGGTGCGGGGCTTTTATCGCTATCTGCTGCGGGAAAAGCTGATCCACGTCGATCCGACATTGCGCGTCGACATGCCGCAACTCGGCAGGCCTTTGCCCAAGTCGCTGTCGGAAGCTGATGTCGAAGCGCTGCTCAAAGCGCCGGATCTCAGTGACGCCATCGGCCAGCGCGACCGCGCGATGCTGGAAGTGTTGTATGCCTGTGGTTTGCGCGTGACCGAACTGATCAGCCTGACCCTGGAGCAGGTCAATCTGCGCCAGGGCGTTTTGCGGGTGATGGGCAAGGGCAGCAAGGAACGCCTGGTGCCGATGGGCGAGGAGGCGATTGTCTGGGTCGAGCGTTATATGCGTGATGGCCGTAGCGAATTGCTCGGTGGGCGCCCCAGCGATGTGCTGTTTCCCAGTCAGCGCGGCGAGCAGATGACCCGGCAGACGTTCTGGCATCGCATCAAACACCAGGCCAAGGTCGCCGGGATCAGCAAATCGCTGTCGCCGCACACGTTGCGCCACGCATTTGCCACGCATCTGCTCAACCACGGCGCGGACTTGCGCGTGGTGCAGATGTTGCTCGGGCACAGCGACCTGTCCACCACGCAGATCTATACCCACGTCGCCCGCGCCCGCTTGCAGGACCTGCACGCCAAACACCATCCTCGCGGCTGA
- the dsbC gene encoding bifunctional protein-disulfide isomerase/oxidoreductase DsbC yields the protein MRLTQIFVTAAIALVSTFAVADDAADKAIRQSLEKLELEVPVESINASPLPGMYEVKLKGSRVLYASADGQYIVQGNLYQLENGKPVNLTEKTERLGISKLINAIPVAETVVYPAVGETKSHITVFTDTTCPYCHKLHAEVPELNKRGIEVRYVAFPRQGLNSPGDEQLQAVWCSKDKKAAMDKMVDGKEIKAAKCDNPVSKQFALGQSIGVNGTPAIVLADGQVIPGYQPAPQVAKLALGAK from the coding sequence ATGCGTCTGACCCAGATTTTCGTCACCGCCGCCATTGCGCTGGTGAGCACCTTTGCCGTCGCCGATGACGCGGCCGACAAAGCCATTCGTCAAAGCCTGGAAAAACTCGAACTCGAGGTTCCGGTCGAAAGCATCAATGCCAGCCCGTTGCCCGGCATGTACGAAGTCAAACTCAAAGGCAGCCGCGTGCTCTACGCCAGCGCCGATGGCCAGTACATCGTTCAGGGAAACCTGTACCAGCTCGAGAACGGTAAACCGGTCAACCTGACCGAGAAGACCGAACGACTGGGCATTTCCAAACTGATCAATGCCATTCCGGTCGCCGAAACCGTGGTCTACCCGGCCGTGGGCGAAACCAAATCGCACATCACCGTGTTCACCGACACCACCTGCCCGTATTGCCACAAACTGCACGCTGAAGTGCCCGAGCTGAACAAGCGCGGCATCGAAGTGCGCTACGTGGCGTTCCCGCGCCAGGGCCTGAATTCGCCGGGTGACGAGCAGTTGCAGGCGGTGTGGTGCTCCAAGGACAAGAAAGCCGCCATGGACAAAATGGTCGATGGCAAGGAAATCAAAGCCGCCAAGTGCGATAACCCGGTTTCCAAGCAATTTGCGCTCGGTCAGTCGATCGGCGTGAACGGTACACCGGCCATCGTTTTGGCTGATGGACAAGTCATTCCGGGCTACCAGCCTGCGCCACAAGTCGCCAAACTGGCGCTGGGCGCGAAGTAA
- a CDS encoding homoserine dehydrogenase: protein MNPVKVGICGLGTVGGGTFNVLQRNAEEIARRAGRGIEVAQIATRTPKPQFQTTGIAITNDVFEVATNPEIDIVIELMGGYTVARELVLKAIENGKHVVTANKALIAVHGNEIFAKAREKGVIVAFEAAVAGGIPVIKAIREGLSANRINWVAGIINGTGNFILTEMREKGRTFEDVLAEAQALGYAEADPTFDVEGIDAAHKLTILASIAFGIPLQFDKAYTEGITKLTTADVNYAEALGYRIKHLGVARSTDAGIELRVHPTLIPADRLIANVNGVMNAVMVNGDAAGSTLFYGAGAGMEPTASSVIADLVDVVRAMTSDPENRVPHLAFQPDSLSAHPILPIEACESAYYLRIQAKDHPGVLAQVASILSERGINIESIMQKEVEEHDGLVPMILLTHRVVEQRINDAITALEALAGVDGPVVRIRVEHLN, encoded by the coding sequence GTGAATCCGGTCAAAGTAGGCATCTGTGGGTTAGGGACCGTCGGTGGCGGTACCTTCAACGTACTTCAGCGCAACGCCGAGGAAATTGCTCGTCGTGCCGGGCGTGGAATCGAAGTGGCACAAATTGCCACGCGCACGCCAAAGCCTCAGTTCCAGACGACCGGTATTGCGATTACCAACGATGTCTTCGAAGTGGCCACGAACCCTGAGATCGACATCGTCATAGAGCTGATGGGCGGCTACACCGTTGCCCGCGAGCTGGTACTCAAGGCCATCGAGAATGGCAAGCATGTGGTCACCGCGAACAAGGCCCTGATAGCCGTTCACGGTAATGAGATTTTCGCCAAGGCACGCGAGAAAGGCGTGATCGTGGCGTTTGAAGCAGCAGTGGCCGGTGGCATTCCGGTGATCAAGGCGATCCGTGAAGGCCTGTCTGCCAACCGCATCAACTGGGTTGCCGGGATCATCAACGGCACCGGCAACTTCATTCTCACCGAAATGCGCGAGAAGGGCCGTACGTTCGAAGACGTGCTCGCCGAAGCGCAAGCCCTGGGTTACGCCGAAGCCGATCCGACTTTCGACGTCGAAGGCATCGATGCCGCACACAAGTTGACCATTCTGGCGTCGATTGCCTTCGGTATTCCGCTGCAATTCGACAAGGCGTACACCGAAGGCATCACCAAACTGACCACTGCCGACGTCAACTACGCCGAAGCGCTGGGCTATCGCATCAAGCACCTCGGTGTGGCGCGCAGCACTGACGCCGGCATCGAGTTGCGCGTGCACCCGACACTGATTCCGGCCGATCGCCTGATCGCCAACGTCAACGGGGTGATGAACGCCGTCATGGTCAACGGTGATGCCGCCGGTTCGACGCTGTTCTACGGCGCCGGCGCCGGCATGGAGCCGACCGCTTCCTCGGTGATCGCCGATCTGGTCGACGTGGTTCGCGCCATGACCTCCGACCCGGAAAACCGTGTGCCGCACCTGGCCTTTCAGCCGGACTCGCTGTCGGCGCATCCGATCCTGCCGATCGAAGCCTGTGAAAGCGCTTATTATCTGCGCATTCAGGCCAAGGACCATCCGGGCGTGCTGGCTCAGGTGGCGAGCATCCTGTCGGAGCGCGGCATCAATATCGAATCGATCATGCAGAAGGAAGTCGAAGAGCATGACGGCCTGGTGCCGATGATCCTGCTGACCCACCGCGTGGTCGAGCAGCGTATCAATGATGCAATCACTGCGCTGGAAGCACTGGCTGGCGTCGACGGCCCGGTTGTACGGATCCGTGTCGAACATTTGAACTAA
- the thrC gene encoding threonine synthase, with the protein MRYISTRGQAPALNFEDVLLAGLATDGGLYVPENLPRFTQEEIASWAGLPYHELAFRVMRPFVTGSIPDADFKKILEETYGVFAHSAVAPLRQLNGNEWVLELFHGPTLAFKDFALQLLGRLLDYVLAKRGERVVIVGATSGDTGSAAIEGCKHCENVDIFILHPHQRVSEVQRRQMTTIFGENIHNIAIEGNFDDCQEMVKNSFADQSFLKGTRLVAVNSINWARIMAQIVYYFHAALQLGGPARSVSFSVPTGNFGDIFAGYLARNMGLPINQLIVATNRNDILHRFMSGNQYVKETLHATLSPSMDIMVSSNFERLLFDLHGRNGAAIASLMGSFKKDGSFSVEQERWTEARKLFDSLAVDDAQTCETIAEVYEQSGEVLDPHTAIGVKAARECRRSLDIPMVILGTAHPVKFPEAVEKAGVGKALELPAHLSDLFERNERCTVLPNDLKAVQAFVSQHGNRGKPL; encoded by the coding sequence ATGCGATATATCAGTACTCGCGGCCAGGCCCCGGCCCTGAATTTCGAAGACGTCCTGCTGGCCGGTCTGGCGACCGATGGCGGTCTGTACGTCCCGGAAAACCTGCCACGTTTTACTCAGGAAGAGATCGCTTCCTGGGCCGGCCTGCCGTATCACGAACTGGCGTTCCGAGTGATGCGTCCTTTCGTCACCGGCAGCATCCCGGATGCCGATTTCAAAAAGATTCTCGAAGAAACCTACGGTGTGTTCGCCCACAGCGCCGTTGCTCCATTGCGGCAACTGAACGGCAACGAGTGGGTGCTGGAGCTGTTCCACGGCCCGACCCTGGCGTTCAAGGACTTCGCCCTGCAACTGCTCGGCCGTCTGCTCGATTACGTGCTGGCGAAGCGCGGCGAGCGCGTGGTGATTGTCGGTGCCACCTCCGGTGACACCGGTTCGGCGGCTATCGAAGGCTGCAAGCACTGCGAAAACGTCGATATCTTTATCCTGCATCCGCACCAGCGCGTGTCTGAAGTACAGCGTCGGCAGATGACGACGATCTTCGGCGAGAACATCCACAACATCGCCATCGAAGGCAACTTCGATGACTGCCAGGAAATGGTCAAGAACAGCTTCGCCGACCAGAGCTTCCTCAAAGGCACGCGTCTGGTGGCGGTGAACTCGATCAACTGGGCGCGGATCATGGCCCAGATCGTCTACTACTTCCATGCAGCCCTGCAGTTGGGCGGTCCGGCGCGTTCGGTGTCGTTCTCGGTACCGACCGGCAACTTCGGCGACATCTTCGCGGGTTACCTTGCGCGCAACATGGGTCTGCCGATCAATCAGTTGATCGTCGCGACCAACCGCAACGACATCCTGCACCGCTTCATGAGCGGCAACCAGTACGTCAAGGAAACCCTGCACGCGACGTTGTCGCCGTCGATGGACATCATGGTTTCGTCGAACTTCGAACGACTGCTGTTCGACCTGCACGGTCGTAACGGTGCGGCGATTGCCAGCCTGATGGGCTCGTTCAAAAAGGACGGCAGCTTCAGCGTCGAACAAGAGCGCTGGACCGAAGCGCGCAAACTGTTCGACTCGCTGGCGGTGGACGATGCGCAGACTTGCGAAACCATTGCCGAAGTCTACGAGCAGAGCGGTGAAGTCCTTGATCCGCATACGGCGATCGGTGTGAAAGCCGCGCGCGAATGCCGTCGCAGTCTGGACATCCCGATGGTGATTCTGGGGACTGCCCATCCGGTCAAGTTTCCCGAGGCAGTGGAGAAAGCGGGTGTAGGAAAAGCGCTCGAACTACCTGCACATCTTTCTGATTTGTTTGAGAGAAACGAGCGCTGTACGGTGCTACCAAACGACCTGAAAGCCGTGCAAGCCTTTGTCAGTCAGCATGGCAACCGTGGCAAGCCACTCTAA
- a CDS encoding transporter substrate-binding domain-containing protein, with product MLFYRGLKPALGWLFLLAMLGWMHNGVAAQMALDQANAAVNVQAVELDAHERQWIRDNPKVTVASVQYPLYLFQDEHGQWSGLNNDVLKHVSAMTGLQFEHQESFSTDHMLERLQSGVADISTTLAMSDDRKLFLDFSHAFGGAGWVFVGHGGAPTIESFEQLAKRVVVLPARHALEDVIRRDYPAIEIRSVKTYAEARALVESGEAYATIENEIGAQLYPLGMLKVGGLVEGKWEADHLAVRKGMPELLSILNKALEAFPAAELRAIRLKWLEGISPAPVPSIWQQLVEWGCWAMGVIGVFGILSLVWNRRLAAVIKLRCEAEKELGDQLAFQHALIDSMPDPVFVRDLQGRLIICNRSYEEALSVRLDQMQGRLLIEVDAFPETTARMLHDEFIAQLQTRKSRFSKRQLVFNGGPREVYQWTVPFYSGDGKLRGLLGGWTDITQRKSESGCRCLQ from the coding sequence ATGCTGTTTTACAGAGGTTTGAAACCGGCACTGGGCTGGTTGTTTTTGTTGGCGATGCTGGGCTGGATGCACAACGGAGTGGCGGCGCAAATGGCGCTCGATCAGGCGAATGCGGCAGTCAATGTGCAGGCTGTCGAACTGGATGCGCACGAGCGGCAATGGATCCGTGACAACCCCAAAGTAACAGTGGCGTCGGTGCAATATCCGCTGTACCTGTTTCAGGACGAGCACGGACAGTGGAGCGGCCTGAACAACGACGTACTCAAACACGTCAGCGCGATGACCGGTTTGCAATTCGAGCATCAGGAATCATTCTCCACCGATCATATGCTCGAACGCCTGCAAAGCGGGGTCGCGGACATTAGCACGACCTTGGCCATGAGCGATGATCGCAAGCTGTTTCTTGATTTCAGCCATGCGTTCGGCGGCGCCGGCTGGGTTTTCGTCGGGCATGGCGGTGCACCGACCATAGAGTCTTTCGAGCAATTGGCAAAACGCGTCGTAGTGCTGCCGGCTCGCCACGCGCTGGAAGATGTGATTCGGCGCGATTATCCAGCGATCGAAATACGCTCGGTGAAGACTTATGCCGAAGCCCGGGCATTGGTCGAAAGTGGTGAGGCCTACGCCACGATCGAAAACGAAATCGGCGCGCAGCTCTATCCGCTGGGCATGCTCAAGGTCGGCGGCTTGGTGGAGGGCAAGTGGGAAGCCGATCACCTCGCTGTACGAAAAGGCATGCCGGAGCTGCTGAGTATTCTCAACAAGGCGCTGGAGGCTTTCCCTGCTGCGGAGTTACGGGCGATCCGTCTTAAATGGCTGGAAGGAATTTCGCCGGCGCCCGTGCCATCGATCTGGCAGCAACTGGTCGAGTGGGGATGCTGGGCGATGGGGGTGATCGGCGTTTTCGGAATACTGTCATTGGTTTGGAACAGGCGCCTGGCGGCCGTGATCAAATTGCGCTGCGAAGCGGAAAAGGAACTGGGCGATCAATTGGCGTTCCAGCACGCCCTGATCGATTCGATGCCGGATCCGGTGTTCGTCCGGGATCTGCAAGGGCGCCTGATCATCTGTAATCGCAGTTACGAGGAGGCGTTGTCAGTGCGCCTGGATCAGATGCAGGGGCGCCTGCTGATCGAGGTCGATGCATTTCCTGAAACCACCGCCCGGATGCTGCACGACGAATTCATCGCGCAGTTGCAAACCCGCAAGTCGCGCTTCAGCAAACGACAGCTGGTATTCAATGGCGGGCCGCGCGAGGTCTATCAGTGGACCGTGCCGTTTTACAGCGGTGACGGTAAATTGCGCGGCTTGTTGGGCGGCTGGACCGACATCACGCAGCGCAAGTCCGAAAGCGGGTGTCGCTGTCTGCAGTAA
- a CDS encoding response regulator, which produces MRSLKVLILEPNPFQLMALHQMLNAIGIYDVLTAPSLASALCSLGHRGAVDIAICDPQLKGGDGLALIHHLAAHHEARALILLGAVAQSLLSDLEPVLQQRRLRLLGRLQTPVSAVLMRALLDNYLISPPELVEA; this is translated from the coding sequence ATGCGCTCGCTTAAAGTCCTGATTCTTGAACCCAACCCGTTCCAGCTGATGGCGTTGCATCAGATGCTCAACGCCATCGGTATCTACGACGTGCTGACCGCGCCTTCGTTAGCCTCAGCTCTGTGTTCGCTGGGCCATCGCGGTGCGGTCGATATTGCTATCTGCGATCCGCAACTCAAGGGAGGTGATGGCCTGGCCCTGATTCATCACCTGGCGGCGCACCACGAGGCGCGTGCATTGATCCTGCTGGGCGCGGTCGCGCAGAGCCTGTTGAGTGACCTCGAGCCCGTGCTGCAACAACGACGCCTGCGCCTGCTGGGGCGTCTGCAAACGCCGGTCTCGGCAGTGTTGATGAGAGCGCTGCTGGACAATTATCTGATATCGCCGCCGGAGCTCGTCGAGGCCTGA
- a CDS encoding DUF3509 domain-containing protein gives MESISLLLGEALSPYQVTLTPRGSHGECLVTLKNSSGAIVVEREFNQAQLSDKRLLTDVVDGLHRDVMIAEGRLEPCVIAALRNAALDKRPVL, from the coding sequence ATGGAAAGTATCAGTCTATTGCTCGGTGAGGCTCTGAGCCCGTATCAGGTGACGCTGACCCCTCGCGGCAGCCATGGTGAATGTCTGGTGACGCTGAAGAACAGCAGCGGCGCAATTGTAGTGGAACGCGAATTCAATCAGGCCCAGTTGAGCGACAAGCGCTTGCTGACTGACGTGGTGGACGGGCTGCACCGTGACGTCATGATCGCCGAGGGACGGCTGGAACCCTGCGTCATCGCGGCGTTGCGCAATGCGGCTCTGGACAAGCGTCCTGTCCTGTAA
- a CDS encoding CaiB/BaiF CoA transferase family protein yields MPFTSKPLSGLKVIELGTLIAGPFASRICGEFGAEVIKIESPEGGDPLRKWRKLYEGTSLWWFVQARNKKSLTLNLKHPDGLAILKQLLGEADILIENFRPGVLEKLGLSWETLHSLNPKLVMVRLSGFGQTGPMKDQPGFGAVGESMGGLRYITGFEDRPPVRTGISIGDSIAALWGVIGALMALRHREVNGGLGQVVDVALYEAIFAMMESMVPEFDVFGFIRERSGNIMPGITPSSIHTSADGKHVQIGANGDAIFKRFMQVIDREDLANDPALASNDGRDSRRDELYGVIDRWVNSLPLQGVLDLLNQAEVPVSRIFSAEDMFNDPQYLAREMFLHAKLPDGKDFKMPGIVPKLSETPGSSEWVGPQLGEHNAQVLGELGYDAAQIARLREDGAI; encoded by the coding sequence ATGCCGTTCACCAGCAAACCGCTCTCGGGTCTGAAAGTCATTGAATTGGGTACGCTGATCGCCGGGCCGTTTGCCTCGCGCATCTGCGGCGAGTTCGGCGCCGAAGTGATCAAGATCGAATCGCCGGAGGGCGGTGATCCCCTGCGCAAATGGCGCAAGTTGTACGAAGGCACCTCCCTGTGGTGGTTCGTCCAGGCGCGCAACAAGAAGTCGCTGACCCTCAACCTCAAACATCCCGACGGTTTGGCCATCCTGAAACAACTGCTGGGCGAGGCCGACATCCTCATCGAGAATTTCCGCCCCGGAGTGCTGGAAAAACTCGGCCTGAGCTGGGAAACCTTGCATTCGCTGAACCCGAAACTGGTGATGGTGCGCCTGTCCGGTTTTGGCCAGACCGGGCCAATGAAGGATCAGCCAGGCTTCGGCGCGGTTGGCGAGTCCATGGGCGGCCTGCGGTACATCACCGGTTTCGAGGATCGGCCGCCGGTGCGCACCGGGATTTCCATCGGCGATTCGATTGCCGCGCTGTGGGGCGTGATCGGTGCACTGATGGCGCTGCGTCATCGCGAGGTCAACGGCGGACTCGGCCAAGTGGTCGATGTCGCCCTGTATGAGGCGATTTTCGCGATGATGGAAAGCATGGTGCCGGAGTTCGACGTCTTCGGTTTCATCCGCGAACGCAGTGGCAACATCATGCCGGGCATCACGCCCTCTTCTATCCACACCAGCGCCGACGGCAAGCATGTGCAGATCGGCGCCAACGGCGATGCCATCTTCAAACGTTTCATGCAGGTGATCGACCGCGAAGACCTTGCCAATGACCCGGCGCTGGCGAGCAATGACGGGCGTGACAGTCGCCGCGACGAGCTCTATGGCGTGATTGATCGCTGGGTCAATTCGCTACCGCTGCAAGGCGTGCTCGACCTGCTCAACCAGGCTGAGGTGCCAGTCAGCCGAATCTTCAGCGCCGAGGACATGTTCAACGACCCGCAATACCTGGCTCGGGAAATGTTTCTGCATGCCAAGCTGCCGGACGGCAAGGACTTCAAAATGCCCGGCATCGTCCCGAAACTGTCCGAAACGCCGGGTTCGTCCGAGTGGGTCGGACCACAGCTTGGCGAACACAACGCGCAGGTGCTTGGCGAACTGGGCTACGACGCGGCGCAAATCGCTCGGTTGCGTGAAGACGGAGCCATTTGA
- a CDS encoding YaeQ family protein has protein sequence MAQPSTTYKFELNLTDLDRSVYESVKQTIARHPSETEERMTVRLLAYALWYNEQLSFGRGLSDVDEPALWEKSLDDRVLHWIEVGQPDADRLTWCSRRTERTSLLAYGSLRVWETKVIPAIKNLKNVNIASVPQEVLETLAKDMPRVIKWDVMISEGTIFVTDDRGQHEVQLQWLQGERG, from the coding sequence ATGGCCCAGCCGTCCACTACGTACAAATTTGAACTGAACCTCACCGACCTCGACCGCAGTGTCTACGAGAGCGTCAAGCAGACCATCGCCCGTCACCCTTCGGAGACTGAAGAGCGCATGACCGTGCGGCTGCTGGCCTACGCCCTCTGGTACAACGAGCAGCTGTCGTTCGGCCGTGGTCTGTCAGACGTGGATGAACCGGCCTTGTGGGAAAAAAGCCTGGATGACCGCGTCCTGCACTGGATCGAAGTCGGCCAGCCGGATGCCGACCGCCTGACCTGGTGCTCGCGCCGTACCGAACGCACCAGCCTGCTGGCCTACGGCAGCCTGCGCGTGTGGGAAACCAAGGTGATCCCGGCAATCAAGAACCTGAAAAACGTCAACATCGCCTCCGTCCCGCAAGAAGTGCTGGAAACCCTGGCCAAGGACATGCCGCGCGTCATCAAGTGGGACGTGATGATCAGCGAAGGCACGATCTTCGTCACCGACGACCGCGGTCAGCACGAAGTCCAGTTGCAATGGTTGCAAGGTGAGCGCGGCTGA